A genomic window from Lotus japonicus ecotype B-129 chromosome 1, LjGifu_v1.2 includes:
- the LOC130730802 gene encoding NDR1/HIN1-like protein 3, whose translation MSNLNGAYYGPAVPPPKKTYHRPSRGGGGCFECCCGCIFSLIFKLIFTALIIIGIAVLIFWLIVRPNVVKFHVTDATLTQFNFTGNNTLNYDLTLNITVRNPNKRLGIYYDYIEARAMYQDVRFDTEFFDRFYQGHKKTNVISRQFKGTHVVPLGAEETKELNKDKEDGVYGIDVKMYLKVRFKLGVFKTKTLKPKVTCELRVPLKSAGGGGGGGGFEVTKCDWDR comes from the coding sequence ATGTCAAACCTGAACGGAGCTTATTACGGCCCCGCCGTCCCTCCGCCCAAAAAAACCTACCACCGCCCAAGCCGAGGCGGCGGCGGATGCTTCGAGTGCTGCTGCGGCTGCATCTTCAGCCTCATCTTCAAACTCATCTTCACCGCCCTCATCATCATCGGCATCGCCGTCCTCATCTTCTGGCTCATCGTCCGCCCCAACGTCGTGAAGTTCCACGTCACCGACGCCACGCTCACGCAGTTCAACTTCACCGGAAACAACACGCTCAACTACGATCTCACCCTCAACATCACCGTCCGCAACCCAAACAAGCGCCTCGGGATCTACTACGACTACATCGAAGCGCGTGCGATGTACCAAGACGTTAGGTTTGATACCGAATTCTTCGATCGGTTCTACCAGGGACACAAGAAAACCAACGTGATCAGTCGCCAGTTTAAGGGTACGCATGTGGTGCCGCTCGGTGCTGAGGAGACGAAGGAGTTGAATAAGGATAAGGAAGATGGGGTTTATGGGATTGATGTGAAGATGTATCTGAAGGTGAGATTCAAATTGGGCGTTTTCAAGACCAAGACGCTTAAGCCCAAGGTTACTTGTGAGCTGCGCGTTCCTCTGAAATCcgccggtggcggtggtggtggtggtggctttgAAGTCACCAAGTGCGACTGGGATCGTTGA